A region from the Rhinoderma darwinii isolate aRhiDar2 chromosome 2, aRhiDar2.hap1, whole genome shotgun sequence genome encodes:
- the LOC142741708 gene encoding uncharacterized protein LOC142741708, giving the protein MDVLLMELIRRAESEGGENWLRQCLAAAPSREVEGRSELTRLEDDIEEAVSPAGSSLEVPSSAAAKRMKSAAESSLRVERSSGRSLQVPELERRRPTVSSKKVAHSAGSAQQVPAQLANPLARSLVRERETTGWSGTPSCSKDGVEDTAEAPASLVLEAAQDFSSELQPRKRSRKSRVAYSPPPPVSRRRRGPRSQLSCQQVSPGSTGTQQEVAEVVHDPGQVEQSVAEVQNDGTRSGALWNSVSSSFMESDLGLIYVNIQRSLAPRTWADYSAAWKEWVNFCVNENCNFFHNEWSDDITESHQLHLADNSISQKKPQLLRWL; this is encoded by the exons atGGATGTCCTGCTGATGGAGCTGATCAGAAGAGCGGAGTCGGAAGGAGGAGAAAACTGGCTGAGGCAATGCCTAGCAGCAGCGCCGTCGAGGGAAGTCGAGGGAAGAAGCGAACTTACTCGGCTGGAAGACGACATAGAGGAAGCAGTGTCTCCTGCTGGGTCGTCGCTCGAGGTGCCGTCATCAGCTGCAGCCAAGAGGATGAAGTCTGCAGCAGAGTCATCACTGAGGGTGGAGCGCAGTTCCGGACGttcgctccaggtgccggagcttGAGAGGAGGCGGCCGACCGTGTCATCAAAGAAGGTGGCGCACAGTGCCGGAAGTGCGCAGCAAGTGCCGGCGCAATTGGCTAACCCGCTGGCCAGAAGTTTAGTCAGAGAACGGGAGACAACAGGTTGGTCGGGTACCCCCTCCTGCTCCAAGGATGGTGTGGAGGACACAGCGGAAGCGCCGGCCTCACTGGTTTTAGAGGCGGCGCAGGACTTTTCTTCAGAGCTGCAACCGAGGAAGAGGAGCCGGAAGTCTAGGGTGGCTTATTCCCCACCCCCGCCAGTATCAAGGAGAAGAAGAGGTCCCAGGAGTCAACTTTCCTGTCAGCAAGTTTCCCCAGGATCTACAGGCACGCAGCAGGAGGTAGCAGAAGTGGTGCACGACCCAGGACAGGTGGAACAGAGTG tggcggaggttcagaacgatggcaccagaagcggagctttgtggaattccgtgtcctcctcatttatggaatctgatttgggactaatctatgttaatattcagagatccttggctccaagaacatgggctgattattcagctgcttggaaggagtgggttaatttctgtgttaatgagaactgtaatttctttcataatgag